In a single window of the Streptomyces sp. NBC_00285 genome:
- a CDS encoding ABC transporter ATP-binding protein, whose protein sequence is MTTLTKTEDAPAPTGPESFLSVRDLKVQFSTEDGIVKAVDGLSFDVERGKTLGIVGESGSGKSVTNLTILGLHNPRTSSVDGEIVLDGKELVTATERELEQLRGNKMAMIFQDPLTALSPFYTVGRQLAEPFMKHRGASKKEAKDRAVQLLEKVGIPQPKQRYDDYPHQFSGGMRQRAMIAMALMCDPDLLIADEPTTALDVTVQAQILDLLKDLQQEFGSAIIFITHDLGVISNMADDLLVMYAGRAVERGSVREVLGAPKHPYTWGLLSSMPRLDGDINEALEPIPGSPPSLLNPPSGCPFHPRCAFKDEVPGTLCTDSRPTLGEGRASACHLTAEQKQSIFIDKIQPRLR, encoded by the coding sequence GTGACCACACTGACCAAGACCGAGGACGCGCCGGCCCCGACCGGTCCGGAGAGCTTCCTCTCGGTGCGTGATCTGAAGGTGCAGTTCTCCACCGAGGACGGCATCGTCAAGGCGGTCGACGGCCTCTCCTTCGACGTCGAGCGCGGCAAGACTCTGGGCATCGTCGGCGAGTCCGGCTCCGGGAAGTCCGTCACCAACCTGACGATCCTGGGCCTGCACAACCCCCGCACCAGCTCCGTCGACGGCGAGATCGTCCTCGACGGCAAGGAGCTGGTCACGGCCACGGAGCGGGAGCTGGAGCAGCTCCGCGGCAACAAGATGGCGATGATCTTCCAGGACCCGCTGACCGCGCTGTCGCCGTTCTACACGGTGGGCCGTCAGCTGGCCGAGCCGTTCATGAAGCACCGGGGCGCCTCCAAGAAGGAGGCCAAGGACCGTGCCGTCCAGTTGCTGGAGAAGGTCGGCATCCCCCAGCCCAAGCAGCGCTACGACGACTACCCGCACCAGTTCTCCGGCGGTATGCGCCAGCGCGCGATGATCGCCATGGCGCTGATGTGCGACCCCGACCTGCTGATCGCCGACGAGCCCACCACCGCGCTGGATGTCACCGTGCAGGCCCAGATCCTGGACCTGCTCAAGGACCTCCAGCAGGAGTTCGGCTCCGCGATCATCTTCATCACGCACGACCTCGGCGTCATCTCGAACATGGCCGACGACCTGCTGGTGATGTACGCGGGCCGGGCCGTGGAGCGCGGCTCCGTCCGGGAGGTCCTGGGCGCGCCCAAGCACCCCTACACCTGGGGCCTGCTGAGCTCCATGCCCCGCCTGGACGGTGACATCAACGAGGCGCTGGAGCCGATCCCCGGCTCGCCGCCCTCGCTGCTCAACCCGCCCTCCGGCTGCCCGTTCCACCCGCGGTGCGCCTTCAAGGACGAGGTGCCGGGCACGCTGTGCACCGACTCCCGTCCGACGCTGGGCGAGGGGCGCGCCTCCGCGTGCCATCTGACGGCCGAGCAGAAGCAGTCCATCTTCATCGACAAGATCCAGCCCCGGCTGCGCTAG
- a CDS encoding ABC transporter ATP-binding protein encodes MSDNLTLPTQQGSTGTSTEELLKVEGLTKHFPIYGGFPIKRKVGAVQAVDGVDLTVGVGESVGLVGESGCGKSTTGRLITRLLEPTAGKITYSGQDITHASRRQLAPVRSEIQMIFQDPYSSLNPRQTVGTIIKSPMEVNGIEPEGGRETRVRELLELVGLNPEHYNRFPHEFSGGQRQRIGVARALALQPKLIVADEPVSALDVSIQAQVVNLLKKVQDELGIAFLFIAHDLAVVRHFSQRVAVMYLGKIVEVGDRESIYNRPRHPYTHALLSAVPEVDIDGTGASRERIRLSGDVPSPILPPSGCRFRTRCWKAQDKCATDEPPLVQISGNLTGHLTACHFPEDPTIEARDEDVIMDPALRALEDATESDTPAED; translated from the coding sequence ATGAGCGACAACCTCACCCTCCCCACCCAGCAGGGTTCCACCGGTACCTCGACCGAAGAACTCCTCAAGGTCGAGGGCCTGACGAAGCACTTCCCGATCTACGGCGGCTTCCCGATCAAACGGAAAGTCGGCGCCGTCCAGGCGGTCGACGGGGTCGACCTGACGGTCGGCGTCGGCGAGAGCGTCGGCCTGGTCGGCGAGTCCGGCTGCGGCAAGTCGACGACCGGCCGGCTGATCACGCGGCTCCTGGAGCCGACGGCCGGCAAGATCACCTACTCCGGTCAGGACATCACGCACGCCTCGCGCCGTCAGCTGGCGCCGGTGCGGTCCGAGATCCAGATGATCTTCCAGGACCCGTACTCCTCGCTGAACCCGCGGCAGACCGTCGGCACGATCATCAAGTCGCCGATGGAGGTCAACGGGATCGAGCCGGAGGGCGGCCGGGAGACGCGGGTCCGCGAACTCCTGGAGCTGGTCGGCCTCAACCCCGAGCACTACAACCGCTTCCCGCACGAGTTCTCCGGCGGCCAGCGTCAGCGCATCGGCGTGGCCCGGGCGCTGGCCCTGCAGCCCAAGCTGATCGTGGCGGACGAGCCGGTCTCCGCACTGGACGTGTCGATCCAGGCGCAGGTCGTGAACCTGCTCAAGAAGGTCCAGGACGAGCTGGGCATCGCGTTCCTGTTCATCGCGCACGACCTTGCGGTGGTACGGCACTTCTCGCAGCGGGTCGCGGTCATGTACCTCGGCAAGATCGTCGAGGTGGGCGACCGGGAGTCGATCTACAACCGGCCCCGGCACCCGTACACGCACGCCCTGCTCTCCGCGGTGCCCGAGGTCGACATCGACGGCACGGGCGCCAGCCGCGAGCGGATCCGCCTCTCCGGAGACGTCCCCTCGCCGATCCTCCCGCCGTCCGGCTGCCGCTTCCGCACCCGCTGCTGGAAGGCGCAGGACAAGTGCGCCACGGACGAGCCCCCGCTGGTCCAGATCTCCGGCAACCTGACCGGCCACCTCACGGCCTGCCACTTCCCGGAGGACCCGACCATCGAGGCCCGTGACGAGGACGTGATCATGGACCCGGCTCTGAGGGCCCTGGAGGACGCGACGGAGTCCGACACCCCGGCCGAGGACTGA